A section of the Verrucomicrobium sp. GAS474 genome encodes:
- a CDS encoding ankyrin repeat domain-containing protein, with translation MSLSSLYVAACGEAWVRELGRVLVAFLWQGAVIGGLAALLVRLLRREAASLRYLVLCGALLACILCPLAGWRGASSGAVRLQPLPVAVVVEEGRPFPPSVSSPVPHAAAASSPSVSEERAAVGVGPFGEGSAMAAGKGSGAFFAIAALGWLGGVAALSFFLAGGWFRLWLIRHRALPVADRGWQERLDRLAGTMGIARTVALLESAWVEVPMVAGWLRPTLIVPVSFFSGLTPAQVEAIFAHELGHVRRHDYLVNLFQVVVETLFFYHPAVWWIGRRLREEREHCCDDIALEVVGDRAAYARALAALEMGRGGAEVWAMAADGGSLLGRLGRLTGGSAPSPVETARRRWLTSAFVLLVACGVGGLAVAAKARRDREADAALFTAIQTEGKWNHVDFKKLLDRHHDRIDRARDGEGRTLLQLAAEKGWWNDVYVLLVSGADMEVKDAKGRTALWNALSRVFSEEPPATGRAAQREALTHDSYGHQLIRDLLLLRGADVNGRDASGETLLGAMVRNGDVESARLLLRRGAELDPKGMRPDAGPFALAERLGKPEMVALVEAVRLERASKAAPAQAPADAAVQEELGDAAWRNDLPALDAALAKGGDPNGLDKNGQTPLLRAISHQREHALVVLLLAGADPSKPNAQGTMPVPRTFTWFGMTADYMRMALIVGGADLGRPTKDGQTLMQEAARKSSEMGIQQMAFAGVDPRKGPPDATPMRIASEAGFDAVVELLQHNGVTEAPFDNPDPKWQMKQAIKRGDVGKIYDLIHAGFPVDGEVTDGGDNGVILAIGSFRFDSARFLVRQGADVNFQNPKTGRTALHASTMWLAGENEDFREQMLQAGADPNRPDHKGFTPFMAACTYGDVNPKITQMLAHGADINRADSEGHTALYFARKAGQPDAAQYLLARGAVESGTPYVPPATP, from the coding sequence ATGAGCCTTTCTTCCCTTTATGTCGCGGCCTGTGGCGAGGCCTGGGTGCGGGAACTGGGCCGGGTTCTGGTCGCTTTCCTCTGGCAGGGGGCGGTGATCGGCGGCCTTGCGGCGCTCCTGGTGCGGCTCCTGCGCCGGGAGGCGGCTTCGCTCCGCTATCTGGTGCTCTGCGGGGCTCTTCTGGCCTGCATCCTTTGCCCGCTGGCAGGGTGGCGTGGCGCGTCTTCCGGGGCGGTGAGGTTGCAGCCTCTTCCCGTGGCGGTGGTCGTGGAGGAAGGGCGTCCTTTCCCGCCTTCCGTCTCTTCCCCCGTGCCGCATGCGGCGGCGGCCTCTTCGCCATCGGTATCGGAGGAGAGGGCCGCCGTGGGCGTGGGGCCGTTCGGGGAGGGGAGTGCCATGGCGGCGGGGAAGGGGAGCGGCGCCTTCTTTGCGATCGCCGCCCTCGGTTGGCTCGGAGGGGTGGCGGCGCTCAGTTTCTTCCTCGCGGGAGGCTGGTTCCGCCTCTGGCTGATCCGCCACCGTGCCCTCCCGGTGGCCGATCGGGGCTGGCAGGAACGGCTCGACCGGCTGGCCGGAACGATGGGGATCGCGAGGACGGTGGCGCTGCTCGAGTCGGCCTGGGTCGAGGTGCCGATGGTGGCAGGGTGGCTCCGCCCGACGTTGATCGTCCCGGTCAGTTTCTTTTCCGGCCTGACCCCCGCGCAGGTCGAGGCGATCTTCGCCCACGAGCTCGGCCATGTGCGGCGGCACGATTACCTGGTGAACCTGTTCCAGGTGGTCGTCGAGACGCTCTTTTTCTACCACCCGGCGGTCTGGTGGATCGGCCGCCGCCTGCGCGAGGAACGGGAACATTGCTGCGACGACATCGCGCTCGAGGTGGTCGGGGACCGGGCGGCCTACGCGCGGGCCTTGGCGGCGCTGGAGATGGGCCGGGGCGGGGCGGAGGTGTGGGCGATGGCGGCGGACGGGGGATCGCTGCTGGGGCGTCTCGGCCGGTTGACGGGCGGCAGCGCTCCTTCGCCGGTCGAGACGGCGCGGCGGCGTTGGCTGACTTCGGCCTTCGTGCTGCTGGTGGCCTGCGGCGTTGGCGGCCTTGCCGTGGCGGCGAAGGCCCGGCGGGATCGCGAGGCCGACGCGGCGCTCTTCACGGCGATTCAGACGGAAGGGAAGTGGAACCACGTCGACTTCAAGAAACTCCTCGACCGGCATCATGACCGGATCGACCGGGCGCGGGACGGGGAGGGGAGGACGCTGCTTCAGCTGGCGGCGGAGAAGGGCTGGTGGAACGATGTCTACGTGCTGCTGGTCTCCGGGGCCGACATGGAGGTGAAGGACGCCAAGGGCCGGACGGCGCTGTGGAACGCGCTCTCCCGAGTTTTCTCGGAGGAACCGCCCGCCACGGGGCGGGCGGCGCAGCGGGAGGCGCTCACGCATGACAGCTACGGACATCAGTTGATTCGGGATTTGCTGCTGTTGCGGGGGGCGGATGTGAACGGGAGAGATGCCTCGGGGGAGACGCTGCTGGGGGCGATGGTCCGGAATGGCGACGTGGAATCGGCCCGCCTTCTGCTGCGCCGGGGAGCCGAGCTCGATCCGAAGGGGATGCGGCCCGACGCGGGACCCTTCGCCCTCGCGGAGCGGCTGGGGAAGCCGGAAATGGTCGCCCTCGTCGAGGCGGTCCGGTTGGAGAGGGCGTCGAAGGCGGCCCCGGCCCAAGCCCCGGCCGACGCGGCGGTGCAGGAAGAGCTGGGGGACGCGGCCTGGCGGAACGACCTTCCGGCGCTCGATGCGGCGCTGGCGAAGGGAGGCGACCCGAACGGCCTCGATAAAAACGGGCAGACGCCGCTTCTGCGGGCGATCTCCCATCAGCGGGAGCATGCCCTGGTCGTCCTGCTGCTGGCGGGAGCCGATCCGAGCAAGCCGAACGCCCAGGGGACGATGCCGGTGCCGAGGACCTTCACGTGGTTCGGCATGACGGCCGATTACATGCGGATGGCGCTGATCGTCGGCGGGGCCGACCTGGGGCGGCCGACGAAGGACGGGCAGACGCTGATGCAGGAGGCGGCGAGGAAGTCGAGCGAGATGGGGATCCAGCAGATGGCCTTCGCGGGGGTCGATCCCCGCAAGGGGCCGCCCGATGCGACGCCGATGCGGATCGCGAGCGAGGCGGGATTCGACGCCGTCGTCGAGCTGCTGCAGCACAACGGCGTGACGGAGGCTCCCTTCGACAATCCCGATCCGAAGTGGCAGATGAAGCAGGCGATCAAGCGGGGCGACGTGGGGAAGATCTACGACCTGATCCACGCCGGATTCCCGGTCGACGGGGAGGTGACCGATGGAGGGGACAACGGGGTGATCCTGGCGATCGGCTCGTTCCGCTTCGATTCGGCGCGGTTCCTGGTGCGGCAGGGGGCCGACGTGAATTTCCAGAACCCGAAGACGGGAAGGACGGCGCTCCACGCCTCGACGATGTGGCTGGCCGGGGAGAACGAGGATTTCCGGGAGCAGATGCTCCAGGCCGGGGCCGATCCGAACCGGCCCGACCACAAGGGCTTCACCCCCTTCATGGCGGCCTGCACCTACGGCGACGTGAATCCGAAGATCACGCAGATGCTGGCCCATGGGGCCGACATCAACCGGGCCGATAGCGAAGGGCATACGGCGCTCTACTTCGCCAGGAAAGCGGGCCAGCCCGATGCGGCGCAGTATCTTCTGGCCCGGGGAGCGGTGGAGTCGGGAACGCCCTATGTCCCTCCCGCGACCCCGTAG
- a CDS encoding BlaI/MecI/CopY family transcriptional regulator, translating to MKKEPGKALAEPTDSELQILQELWNRGEATVKEVHEALTAQGKTTGYTTVLKLLQIMTEKGLVVRDEARHAHLYRAVRSEDRTQRQLLSGILDKAFRGSMANLVMQALATKRATAGELKEIERLIKRLSS from the coding sequence ATGAAGAAAGAACCCGGCAAGGCGCTGGCGGAACCGACCGATTCCGAACTCCAGATTCTCCAGGAGTTATGGAATCGGGGCGAGGCGACGGTGAAGGAAGTCCACGAGGCGCTGACGGCCCAGGGGAAGACGACGGGCTACACCACCGTCCTGAAACTCCTCCAGATCATGACGGAGAAGGGACTCGTCGTCCGCGACGAGGCCCGCCACGCCCATCTCTACCGGGCCGTCCGTTCCGAGGACCGGACCCAGCGGCAGCTGTTGAGCGGCATTCTCGACAAGGCTTTCCGGGGATCGATGGCCAACCTCGTGATGCAGGCGCTCGCCACGAAGCGGGCGACGGCGGGGGAGTTGAAGGAAATCGAACGGCTGATCAAGCGCCTCTCCTCATGA
- a CDS encoding alpha/beta hydrolase fold domain-containing protein, whose amino-acid sequence MTRDTLFKGSLAIGLAFLLNAAPIVPAQAEETPEILPACVSLDGKPLPEGNPVEKELVRDFRAPALLLYRTHAATPLGTLLLLPGGGYRVLAVVHEGENTARFLNEQGFDVAMLEYHLLSAPEVRGLDEGAARRQTMELALADALQAFRLVRSGGAALGLHGGRFGIMGYSAGGHLATRTVQALDPAEQPDDLILGYPAYLDKRDLVVTPPPKSGRLFVVIGDKDNEGWIKGAEAYAAAWKEATGPATFQLLPNVAHGFGVAAIAPASAAHWTDLLAAFLQGKAMPPQ is encoded by the coding sequence ATGACTCGCGACACGCTTTTCAAGGGATCCCTGGCGATCGGGTTGGCCTTCCTCCTGAACGCCGCGCCGATCGTCCCGGCGCAGGCGGAAGAGACGCCGGAGATCCTCCCGGCCTGCGTCTCCCTCGACGGGAAGCCGCTGCCGGAGGGCAATCCCGTCGAGAAGGAATTGGTGAGGGATTTCCGCGCGCCCGCGCTTCTCCTCTACCGGACCCATGCCGCCACGCCGCTGGGGACCCTCCTTCTCCTTCCCGGCGGCGGGTATCGGGTGCTGGCCGTCGTCCATGAGGGGGAGAACACCGCCCGTTTCCTCAACGAGCAGGGCTTCGATGTCGCCATGCTCGAATACCACCTCCTGAGCGCGCCCGAAGTCCGCGGCCTCGACGAGGGCGCGGCGCGGCGGCAAACCATGGAGCTCGCCTTGGCCGACGCGCTGCAGGCGTTCCGGCTCGTCCGCTCGGGCGGCGCCGCGCTCGGCCTCCACGGCGGGCGGTTCGGCATCATGGGCTATTCGGCGGGCGGCCATCTCGCGACGCGGACCGTCCAGGCCCTCGACCCGGCCGAGCAGCCCGACGACCTCATCCTCGGTTATCCCGCCTACCTCGACAAACGCGACCTCGTCGTGACGCCGCCGCCGAAGTCGGGCCGCCTCTTCGTCGTGATCGGGGACAAGGACAACGAGGGCTGGATCAAGGGTGCCGAGGCCTACGCGGCGGCATGGAAGGAGGCGACCGGCCCCGCGACGTTCCAGCTCCTCCCCAACGTCGCCCACGGCTTCGGCGTGGCGGCGATCGCCCCGGCCAGCGCGGCCCATTGGACCGACCTCCTCGCCGCCTTCCTCCAGGGGAAGGCGATGCCCCCGCAATAG
- a CDS encoding TSUP family transporter translates to MAPLEPFSIAFLGAGAFAAGLVDAVVGGGGLIQFPTLFSVFPQLPPATLFGTNKIASLCGTSYATYRFAGRIAIPWAVVLPAGLAALAFSFLGAHSVTLLPKAMLRPLVLVLLIAVAIYTFWHKDFGSLDKGHVVGRRSIAVAGLVGAVLGFYDGFFGPGAGSFLIFAFIRCFGFDFLKASLSAKCVNLCTNAGALVAFGWTGHILYGVGLGMAACNVAGSWAGSYLSFRHGTGFVRVAFLVVATLLIGKFGWDTFRG, encoded by the coding sequence ATGGCCCCGCTCGAACCGTTCTCCATCGCCTTCCTCGGCGCGGGGGCCTTCGCGGCGGGGCTCGTCGACGCCGTCGTCGGCGGGGGCGGGCTGATCCAGTTCCCGACCCTCTTCAGCGTCTTCCCCCAGCTCCCCCCGGCGACCCTCTTCGGGACGAACAAGATCGCCTCCCTCTGCGGGACGAGTTACGCGACCTACCGCTTCGCCGGACGGATCGCGATCCCCTGGGCCGTCGTCCTCCCGGCGGGGCTGGCGGCGCTCGCCTTCTCCTTCCTCGGGGCCCACTCGGTGACGCTGCTGCCGAAGGCGATGCTGCGGCCCCTCGTCCTGGTGCTGCTGATCGCCGTGGCGATCTACACGTTTTGGCACAAGGATTTCGGATCGCTCGACAAGGGCCACGTCGTCGGCAGGCGGAGCATCGCCGTGGCGGGCCTCGTCGGCGCGGTGCTCGGCTTTTACGACGGCTTCTTCGGGCCGGGGGCGGGGAGCTTCCTCATCTTCGCCTTCATCCGCTGCTTCGGCTTCGACTTCCTGAAGGCGTCGCTCTCGGCGAAGTGCGTCAACCTCTGCACGAACGCCGGGGCGCTGGTCGCCTTCGGCTGGACGGGCCACATCCTCTACGGCGTCGGCCTCGGCATGGCCGCGTGCAACGTCGCGGGCTCGTGGGCCGGGTCGTATCTTTCATTCCGGCACGGGACGGGATTCGTCCGGGTCGCCTTCCTGGTCGTGGCGACGCTGCTGATCGGGAAGTTCGGGTGGGATACGTTCCGGGGGTGA
- a CDS encoding ShlB/FhaC/HecB family hemolysin secretion/activation protein yields MKKFLFLSLLPVLALSAHAQDLQRVMPHTAPDKKVNVEVPETEPQPVPGGTEVVVKKLRGIKFVAGKTVVPGGVPAFDGIEAEGLPFLQDEKFQAKLKQDYLGKPATFDTLNRITRDATTQYRHSDHPVVDIVVPEQDVTDGILQVAVVEGHVNQVRSEGQKWFSEEILVYRTGFRPGDRISESRVVENLNDMNRNPFHSSNVELAPGPTFGTTDLVLKTEDRFPARFYTGYDNTGNEITGQDRYNFGFNYGNLFGMDQQLNYQFTSDNAFERFQAHAGSYIVPLPWQHTFTLFGGYIDSVGHPSGTNLVGKAWQASGRYNAGLPTLGRYSQNMSVGYDFKESNNDLEFGGADIFNTNTHISQFLVSYNCTYHEPSALTNLLLNCYMSPGGLGTHNLTSDFQIARYKAQDDYVYGQLALDRTQRLPGDFTWFFKGLLQESSANLLGSEQIGIGGADAIRGYREREANGDNGYQITNEIRTPPVSIKGVATEKGPSDSLQFIAFWDYGWVRNVHLLPGEDANVYLSSIGPGVRYAIGQFVSVKFDYGFQLTNPGLGDPDSSRGHIAVTVAY; encoded by the coding sequence ATGAAAAAGTTCCTGTTCCTTTCCCTCCTTCCCGTCCTGGCTCTCTCCGCGCACGCGCAGGACCTCCAGCGCGTCATGCCCCACACGGCGCCCGACAAGAAGGTGAACGTCGAGGTTCCCGAGACCGAGCCGCAGCCGGTCCCGGGCGGCACCGAGGTCGTCGTGAAGAAATTGCGCGGCATCAAGTTCGTCGCGGGCAAGACCGTCGTCCCCGGCGGCGTCCCCGCCTTCGACGGGATCGAGGCCGAGGGGCTCCCGTTCCTCCAGGACGAGAAGTTCCAGGCGAAGCTGAAGCAGGACTACCTCGGCAAGCCGGCGACCTTCGACACCCTCAACCGGATCACCCGCGACGCCACGACCCAGTACCGCCACAGCGACCACCCCGTCGTCGACATCGTCGTCCCGGAGCAGGACGTCACCGACGGCATCCTCCAGGTCGCCGTCGTCGAGGGGCACGTGAACCAGGTCCGCAGCGAGGGGCAGAAGTGGTTCTCCGAGGAGATCCTCGTCTACCGCACCGGCTTCCGTCCCGGGGACCGGATCTCGGAGAGCCGCGTCGTCGAGAACCTCAACGACATGAACCGGAATCCGTTCCACTCCTCCAACGTCGAGCTCGCCCCCGGGCCGACCTTCGGGACGACCGACCTCGTCCTCAAGACCGAGGACCGCTTCCCCGCCCGCTTCTACACCGGCTACGACAACACCGGCAACGAGATCACGGGGCAGGACCGCTACAACTTCGGCTTCAACTACGGGAACCTCTTCGGGATGGACCAGCAGCTGAACTACCAGTTCACCTCGGACAACGCCTTCGAGCGTTTCCAGGCCCACGCCGGGAGCTACATCGTCCCCCTGCCGTGGCAGCACACGTTCACCCTCTTCGGCGGCTACATTGACAGCGTCGGCCATCCCTCGGGGACGAACCTCGTCGGCAAGGCCTGGCAGGCGAGCGGCCGCTACAACGCGGGCCTCCCCACCCTCGGCCGCTACAGCCAGAACATGAGCGTCGGCTACGATTTCAAGGAGTCGAACAACGACCTCGAGTTCGGCGGGGCCGACATCTTCAACACGAACACCCACATCTCCCAGTTCCTCGTCAGCTACAACTGCACCTACCACGAGCCCTCGGCCCTCACGAACCTCCTGCTCAACTGCTACATGAGCCCGGGCGGCCTCGGGACCCACAACCTGACGAGCGACTTCCAGATCGCCCGCTACAAGGCGCAGGACGATTACGTCTACGGCCAGCTCGCCCTCGACCGGACGCAGCGCCTTCCGGGCGACTTCACCTGGTTCTTCAAGGGCCTCCTCCAGGAGTCGAGCGCCAACCTCCTCGGCAGCGAGCAGATCGGCATCGGCGGCGCCGACGCGATCCGCGGCTACCGGGAACGCGAGGCCAACGGCGACAACGGCTACCAGATCACGAACGAGATCCGGACGCCGCCCGTCTCGATCAAGGGCGTCGCCACCGAGAAGGGGCCTTCCGATTCGCTCCAGTTCATTGCCTTCTGGGACTACGGCTGGGTCCGCAACGTCCACCTCCTCCCCGGCGAGGACGCGAACGTCTATCTCTCCAGCATCGGGCCGGGCGTCCGCTACGCCATCGGCCAGTTCGTCTCGGTCAAGTTCGACTACGGCTTCCAGCTGACGAATCCCGGCCTCGGCGATCCCGACAGCTCCCGCGGCCACATCGCCGTCACGGTCGCCTATTGA